A DNA window from Hordeum vulgare subsp. vulgare chromosome 1H, MorexV3_pseudomolecules_assembly, whole genome shotgun sequence contains the following coding sequences:
- the LOC123421620 gene encoding disease resistance protein RGA5-like — MASGIVTVASGVMNPLISKLTTLMGDEYIKFKGVRKQASFLEKELSAMNAALQKLELIDEIDPTVKDWRDHVREMSYDMENCIDDFMRQSRADDAKAGFIKKTSRRIKKLRERLRIADRMEELKTLALEANARRQRYNVDDWKPTSSTVAFDPRLRAVYQEADTLVGIDGPREKVATILMDARKKLKVVSIVGFGGLGKTTLAKQVYDKIGSLFDSKAFFSVSQRPDMTELLNSFQLKLGMRDPDTSRPRKVEDIIEELRQHLKEKRYLIVVDDVWDQSTWNTIKCAFPEDINGSRVIVTTRVEDVAAAACQNDGEGIYKMKPLSEQNSRMLLLNRVFGSKNDCPPQLKEVMAEILKKCHGLPLAVITIASLLANKETSRKCWESIRDSLGTQLATNSTLEEMKSILNLSYRHLPAHLRACLLYFGMYPEDSHIWKDDLVRQWIAEGLVSNLHGHDLEDVGRSYFNELINRSLIQPGKIFREEVFSCRVHDLMLDFILSKCDEDNFISVVYNYNDMARLDGNKYKVRRLSLSSVSGRGATYAPTIDVSLSQVRSFTLFWTPLPSLLLFKYLRVLNIEECNQDREATLDLTAIGQLFLLRYLLVRVACFVQLPAKLQGLVYLETLKMPLAQLKSIPSDMVRLSHLSYLDIRMEKFMSECVGNMKSLHGLIIDDVISVKVIMGLGELTNLRKLDIRVNRWEKPERDAFASSLGKLRNLKCLEFTGRFISKEDNELDSLSNPFPRLEEFIATSSWKFRRVPVWMGGLNCLRILELSVKEVSTEDVNLLGELPSLVVLWLVSSHIPKERAMLGTGLFPVLKRVRLEFGAEEDVGGYLGFEAGAMPNLRDLIFSISREHGGIPVGLEHLLRLEKVFMLGARIGDAIVSALRDALSAHPNHPYVGP, encoded by the exons ATGGCCAGTGGAATCGTGACGGTGGCGAGTGGTGTGATGAATCCTCTCATCAGCAAGCTCACCACTCTCATGGGCGATGAGTACATCAAGTTCAAAGGGGTGAGAAAGCAGGCCTCATTCCTCGAGAAGGAGCTCAGCGCCATGAATGCTGCCCTTCAGAAGCTCGAGCTCATTGATGAGATTGATCCAACCGTCAAGGATTGGAGGGACCATGTTAGGGAGATGTCGTATGACATGGAGAATTGTATTGATGACTTCATGCGACAATCTCGTGCTGACGATGCCAAGGCGGGCTTCATCAAGAAGACTTCTCGGCGCATCAAGAAGTTGCGGGAGCGTCTTCGGATAGCCGACCGGATGGAAGAGCTCAAGACTCTTGCCTTGGAGGCAAATGCTCGACGCCAAAGGTATAATGTTGATGATTGGAAGCCTACCTCGAGCACTGTGGCTTTTGACCCTCGATTACGAGCGGTGTACCAGGAGGCGGATACTCTCGTGGGCATTGATGGCCCAAGGGAGAAGGTTGCCACCATTTTGATGGATGCTCGAAAGAAACTCAAGGTGGTGTCGATTGTGGGCTTTGGTGGTCTTGGTAAAACTACACTTGCTAAGCAGGTGTATGACAAGATAGGCTCGTTGTTCGACTCCAAAGCATTCTTTTCGGTTTCGCAGAGGCCTGATATGACTGAGTTGCTCAATAGTTTCCAGTTGAAACTAGGGATGAGGGATCCCGATACATCTCGTCCTCGCAAGGTTGAAGACATCATTGAAGAGCTAAGGCAACATCTGAAGGAGAAGAG GTACCTGATTGTTGTCGATGATGTGTGGGATCAATCAACATGGAATACTATTAAGTGTGCTTTTCCAGAAGATATTAATGGAAGTAGAGTAATTGTTACAACACGAGTGGAAGATGTGGCTGCAGCAGCCTGTCAGAATGACGGCGAGGGCATCTACAAAATGAAACCCCTCAGTGAGCAAAACTCAAGAATGTTATTGTTGAATAGAGTATTCGGGTCCAAAAATGATTGTCCACCCCAACTAAAAGAAGTTATGGCTGAGATTTTGAAGAAGTGTCATGGATTGCCACTTGCAGTTATCACAATAGCTAGCCTATTAGCCAATAAAGAAACATCAAGGAAGTGCTGGGAGAGCATAAGGGATTCTTTGGGTACCCAGCTTGCCACAAATTCCACCTTGGAAGAGATGAAGAGTATATTAAACTTGAGCTACAGGCATCTTCCTGCTCATCTTCGGGCATGCCTTTTGTACTTTGGTATGTATCCCGAGGACTCTCACATCTGGAAGGACGATCTGGTTCGACAGTGGATAGCTGAAGGCCTTGTCAGTAATTTGCATGGGCATGACCTGGAGGATGTTGGCAGGAGTTACTTCAATGAGCTTATCAACAGAAGTTTGATTCAGCCTGGTAAGATATTTCGCGAAGAGGTGTTCTCATGCAGAGTGCATGACCTGATGCTTGATTTCATCTTAAGCAAGTGTGATGAAGATAACTTTATAAGTGTGGTGTACAATTATAATGACATGGCAAGACTGGATGGCAACAAATACAAGGTTCGCCGATTATCTCTGAGCTCTGTTTCTGGCCGTGGAGCAACATATGCCCCAACTATTGACGTGAGCCTATCACAAGTTCGGTCATTTACACTTTTCTGGACCCCCCTGCCTTCTCTTTTGTTGTTCAAGTATCTCCGAGTGTTGAATATAGAAGAATGCAACCAAGATAGGGAGGCCACACTTGACCTCACTGCTATTGGCCAATTGTTTCTTTTGAGGTATTTGCTTGTTAGAGTGGCATGTTTTGTGCAGCTCCCTGCTAAACTTCAAGGGCTTGTTTACTTGGAGACGTTGAAAATGCCTCTTGCACAGCTCAAGAGCATCCCCTCGGATATGGTTCGGTTGTCTCACTTGTCCTACCTTGATATTAGGATGGAAAAATTCATGTCTGAATGTGTTGGGAATATGAAATCACTGCACGGTCTGATAATAGATGACGTGATTTCAGTGAAGGTTATTATGGGTCTCGGAGAGCTGACCAATCTAAGGAAACTGGATATCAGAGTGAATCGTTGGGAAAAGCCAGAACGTGATGCTTTCGCCAGCTCCCTTGGAAAGCTCCGTAACCTCAAATGTCTCGAATTCACTGGTCGCTTTATTAGTAAAGAAGATAATGAACTGGACTCACTGTCCAATCCTTTTCCGCGTCTCGAGGAATTTATCGCCACCTCTTCATGGAAATTCCGTAGGGTTCCCGTATGGATGGGTGGTCTAAATTGCCTTCGCATCCTGGAGTTGAGTGTGAAGGAGGTGTCAACTGAGGATGTCAATCTTCTTGGAGAGCTTCCGTCCCTTGTTGTACTCTGGCTCGTGTCGTCACATATCCCAAAAGAAAGGGCTATGTTGGGCACGGGACTGTTCCCGGTTCTCAAGAGAGTAAGACTCGAATTTGGGGCTGAGGAGGATGTTGGGGGTTACCTAGGGTTCGAGGCGGGGGCCATGCCCAACCTACGAGACCTCATTTTCTCCATATCGAGGGAACACGGCGGTATACCAGTTGGCCTGGAGCACCTGCTACGCCTTGAGAAGGTCTTTATGCTTGGGGCTCGCATCGGTGATGCCATAGTATCTGCGTTAAGGGACGCTTTATCAGCGCACCCAAACCACCCTTACGTTGGCCCTTGA
- the LOC123421671 gene encoding uncharacterized protein LOC123421671, which yields MGLCMSSGSAEAEAAARAKGQPASTAMVLLPTGELREYPRPPTAGQALDDMVDADAGWFLCDADEMTFEGPVAAVAGDDELRPGQIYFVLPAEARRNGLRSEDVAALAVRASAALVRKASTGRGRRRRAGSVAPLVFAAPPQEVEETVAYKTVPTLAAKRRPVKRAKSAGRIQPRFAPDLTAIPECE from the coding sequence ATGGGGCTCTGCATGTCCAGCGGTagcgcggaggcggaggcggcggcgcgggcgaaGGGGCAGCCTGCATCGACGGCTATGGTGCTGCTGCCAACGGGCGAGCTGCGGGAGTACCCTCGCCCACCCACAGCGGGCCAGGCGCTCGATGACATGGTAGACGCGGATGCTGGCTGGTTCCTGTGCGACGCCGACGAGATGACGTTCGAGGGGCCCGTGGCTGCAGTGGCCGGCGACGATGAGCTCCGCCCGGGGCAGATATACTTCGTGCTCCCCGCTGAGGCTCGACGGAACGGCCTCCGGAGCGAGGACGTCGCCGCTCTCGCCGTCAGGGCGTCCGCGGCGCTCGTTAGGAAGGCCAGCACCGGCCGCGGACGACGGAGGCGCGCCGGCTCGGTGGCGCCGCTCGTTTTCGCCGCCCCAccccaggaggtggaggagaccgTCGCTTACAAGACCGTGCCGACGCTGGCGGCGAAGAGGCGGCCGGTGAAGCGTGCCAAGAGCGCCGGGAGGATCCAGCCGCGCTTCGCGCCCGATCTGACCGCCATTCCCGAGTGCGAGTGA